The genome window ACCGTCCTGGAACTGACCAATACCGAAGCTTTCTGCCTTAGCTGTCATGAGATGGAGCAGAACGTATATCGCGAATATCGCGGCAGCATTCACGATTCCAACCGTTCCGGCGTGCGGGCCACCTGCCCGGATTGCCACGTTCCGCGTCCGTGGATCTACAAGATCCAGCGCAAGATCCAGGCGTCCAACGAGGTGTGGCACAAGCTTCTGGGCTCCATCGACACGCGCGAGAAGTTCGAGGCCAAGCGCATCGAACTGGCCAAGCACGAATGGGAGCGCATGAAGTCCACCGATTCCCGCGAGTGCCGTAACTGCCACAATTTCGGGGCTTTCGACCTGACCCGGCAGCAGGCCCGCGCGCGCAATCGTCACTCTGAGGCCGAACAGCAGGGCAAGACCTGCATCGACTGCCATAAGGGCATCGCCCACCAGCTTCCCGCCGGTGCCTTCAGGGCCGAGCGCGAGCTCAATGAGAGCCTGGGCGGGGCGGTCAAGCCGTAGCGCTACCGCCTGAACTCTACAAAGAAGGGCCTCCCGAGACTCCCCGGGAGGCCCTTTTTGTCTATGCCCTGGCCATCTCCTCGTACCAGTCGCGGGGGAAAGCCGCTTCGGCGCGGGCCTGGTGGTTGAAGGGGGGCTTCAGTCCGGCGGGGTAGCGTTCCCGCATCCGCTCTTGATAGGCGGTCTTGGGGTCGAGGCCGCGCTTCTTCGCCACATGGGTGAACCAGCGCACCCCCGCCGCCACATGGCGGATTTCGTCGTGGTAGATGATGTCGAGCGCGGGCGGTGTCAGGTTGTCGCCGTTGCGGGCCAGCTTTTCCATGGTGGCGGGCGTTGTGTCGCAGCCGCGCGCCTCCAGGGTCATGGGCACCACCACCAGCCGGGCCAGGATGTCGTCGGCGGTCTTTTCCGCCGCCTGCCACAGCCCGTCATGGGCGGGAAGATCGCCGTAACCGGCTCCCAGGCTGGCAAGCAGGCGTTCCAGCATCTCGAAATGCTCCACCTCGTCCAGCGCCACCTGCACCCAGTCGGACGCGAAGTCGCGGGGAAGGGTCTCATGGGCGAAACGCGCCACGATGTCCCAGCCCAGATCGATGGCGTTGAGTTCGATATGGGCCAGCGCATGGATCAGGCCGATGCGCCCTCTGTCGCCGCCATAGGACCGGCGCGGCATCTCCTTGGGCGGCAGGAGAAGCGGCCGCTCCGGCCGGGCCGGGCGGTCGGGGGGTAAGGTATCGCCCACCTCGGCAATCCGGCCTTCCCGCCAGTCGGCGGCATAGTCGCGGGTCAGGCGGCATTTCTCGGCCGGGTCTGCGGCGTTCAGGACGGCGCAGGCGGCTTGGGACAGGGTGATCACAGTTCCTTGGCTGCCTTCAGGACCGCGTCCACATGGCCGGTGACCTTGACCTTGCGCCATTCGGCGCGCAGCACGCCATTCTGGTCGATGAGGAAGGTGGAGCGTTCGATGCCCATATATTCACGGCCATACATGCTTTTCTTCTTCCACACGCCATAGGCCTCGCACACCGTGCCCTCGGGGTCGGAGCCCAGGCGGAAGGGCAAGGAATGCTTGGTGCGGAATTTGGCGTGGCTGGCGACGCTATCCTTGGATACGCCCAGGATCTCCACGCCCGCCGCCTGATATTCGGGCATAGCGTCGCGGAAGGCCTTGGCCTCGGAGGTACAGCCCGACGTGTCGTCCTTGGGATAAAAATACAGCACCAGGACCTTGCCCTTGTAATCGGCCAGGGCGGCCTTGCCGTCGTCGCATTCCATGATGAAGTCGGGGGCGGATGTGCCGAGGGCGGTGGTCATTATGCGGTCTCCTGTTCCTTGAGGGCGGCGGCGGGTTGATCGACGAGGCGCGAGAAGACCTGATGAGCGCCCGAGGCGCAATCTTCCATGCGGTCGACCAGACTCTTGAAATCGGTCAAACCGGCGGCGCGGACCAGGACATCCTTTAGGCCCTTGGGCGCGCTGGCCTCGTCGAAGGCCCCGGCGATGGTCTGGCGCAGCACGGTCTGCACCGCCGACCACAGCCGCAGGGCCTCGGTCAATGTGGCGCAGTCGGAGTGGTCAAGCACTCCGGCGATTGCCGCGCGTTCCAGCGCGCTGGCCGTGTTGGTGTCGAGCATCTCGGGATGAGCAGAGCCATGGGCCAGTTGCAGATATTGGGCGGTGAACTCGATATCCACCAATCCGCCCCGCAGATGCTTGACCTCCCAGATGCTGGCGGCCTTGTGTTCCTTGGCCATGCGTTCGCGCATCTCGGCCACGTCGAGCAGCAGCTTAGGCAGATCGCGGGGCCTGGTCAGAGTCTGCCTGATGACGGCATTGACCTTGGTCGCCAGATCCGGGTCCCCGGCCACCACGCGGGCGCGGGTCAGCGCCATATGCTCCCAGGTCCAGGCGGCCTCTTCCTGATAGCGGCGAAAGGCCTCCAGGCTGGACGCGATGGGGCCGGAATTGCCAGAAGGCCGCAGGCGCATATCCACTTCATACAGCGTGCCCTCGCCGGTCTTGGCGGTCAGGGCGTTGACCATGCGCTGGGTCAGGCGCGAGAACCAGACGGGCGGGGCCAAGGGGCGGGGGCCGTCGGACTCCTCGACATCGGCGGGACAGTCATAGACCAAGATGAGATCCAGATCCGAGGTGGCCGACATCTCGCGCCCCCCCGCCTTGCCCATGGCCAGGATCACCCAGGTGCCGCCTGGCACATGGCCGTGGGCGCGGGCGAATTCTTCTTCGACCCTGGGTCCAAGCTGACGGAGGATGGCTCCTGCCACGTCGGACAACGCGGCCGCGGCCTCGCCCGCCTCGACGACATTCCTGAGCGTCAGCACGCCCACCTGGAACTTGCGGTCATTGGCCCAGCGCCTCGTCATGTCGAGGACCAGTTGGAAGTCGTCGGCCTCGGACAAGACCTTGGCCAGTTCCGCTTCCAGCACGTCCTGGGGCGGCAGGGGTTCGAAGAAATTGGCCTGAAGCACTGAATCCAGGCTGGTGGTGTGACGCGCCAGATGCTCGGCCAGCAAAGGCGCGTCGCCCATGATCTCGGCTACCAGTTCCAGCAGGGAGGGATTGGCGTAGAACAGCGAGAACAACGGCACCCCGGCGGGCAGGCGGGTGAGGAACTCGTCGAAGCGCATGAAGGCGTCGTCGGGGGACGTGGTGGTGCCCAGGGCCGTGAGCAGGGCGGGGGTCAACTCGGTCAGCAGTTCGCGCGCCCGAGTCGAGCGGGTGGCCCTTACCCGCCCATGGTGCCAACCGCGAATGGTGGAGCACACCGCCTCGGCATTGGCAAAGCCCATTTCGGTGATGGTGTGGACCGTCTCGGGGTCGTTCTCTCCGCCGGTGAAGACCAGATTGCCGCCTGCTCCCAGCGGCGGCGCGTCCTCGAACAAACCGGCATAGTGGTGCTCGACCTTTTGCAGATGGGCGGTCAGTTCGGCGGAAAAGCTGTCCAGATCCGCCGCTCCCATGAAGGCGGCGATTTCGGCCAGAAGGACCGGATTGGTGGGCAGGGTCTGGGTCTGCTTGTCGTCCACCATCTGAAGCCGGTGTTCCAGCGTACGGAGATAGCGGTATGCGGCCTCCAGGTCGTGCACAACCGCCTGAGTGATGTGACCCGCGGCGGCTAGGGCGCCGAGTGCCGCCAGGGTGCCAGAGACCCTCATCTCCGGCTGGCGGCCGCCCCAGATCAGCTGCTGGGTCTGGACGAAGAACTCGATCTCGCGGATGCCGCCCCGGCCCAGCTTGACATTGTGTCCGGCCACGGCGATGGAGCGCCCGCCCTTATGGGCGTTGATCTGGCGCTTGATGGAATGGATATCTTGAATGGCGGCGAAATCCAGGGATTTTCGCCAGATGAAGGGGCGCAGGAAGCGGATGAAGGCCGCCCCCGTCTCCTCGTCGCCCGCCACCAGCCGGGCCTTGATCATGGCCGCGCGTTCCCAGTTCTGGCCGAAGCCCTCGTAATAGGCCTCCGCCGCCACCAGGGCCACGGCGGGCGGCGTCGAGCCGGGATCGGGGCGCAGCCTAAGATCGGTGCGGAAGACATAGCCGTCGGCACCGCGCTCATCGAGGATGCGGACCAGATCCTTGGTCAGCGCGATGACGCATTCCTGGACCGAGCGCTTGCCGGTATAGACCAGCTTTTCGTGGTCGTAGAAGACGATCAGGTCGATATCGCTGGAATAGTTCAGTTCGCGCGCGCCCAGCTTGCCCATGCCCAGCACGATGATGCCGGAGCCTTTTTCCGGGGCCTCGGGATGGGCCAGGCTAAGGTTGCCGCGTTCCGCCTCGCGCCGCAGCAGGAAGGAAAGGCCCAGATGGCAGGCGACCTCCGCCATGGTGGCCAGGGCGCCGGTAACCTTTTCCAGCGGCCAGGCTCCCCCCAGATCGGCCAGGGCGGCCAGCAGGGAGCATCGGCGCTTGGCATTGCGCAGTTCCAGCATCAGGCGGTTGAAATCGGTCTCGCCGTCAAGATCCGCCTTGAGGTCATCCATCAGCTTCTGGAAGGCGGCATCGGGGCCGACCTCCAGCATTTGGCGCAGGAAGGCGGGTTCCTTTTCCAGGCAAAGGGTGAGAAAGGGCGAATTGGCGAAGATTCCGCGCAGCAGATCGCCCAGGCCGTCGCGCTCCGGCAGGCTGCGCATGAAGGCCGCCAGATCGGAATCATCCAGGGCATCGGCGGCCTCGGCCCAGCGCGCCAGTCCGACCTGGACGCGGGATGGATCGGCAACACCGGGGAAGAAACGTGGATCGAGAGTGAAACTCACCTTGTGCGGCCCCAAATGTTGTGGTTGCTTCACACTGCGGAATACGGGATCAGGGGTCAAGCAGGCATGGAGATGGTGGCGAGTGGTTCACGGCACCGTTAGGAGTCTGTTTCAGCTTCTCGGGGCCATCCTGGTGGGGTTGTTGATTGCAATCCCCCTGGCGGCGTGGAGATTGTCCCACGGCCCTATTTCGCTCGAATTTCTGACCCCCTATATCGAGGAAGCGCTGACCGCGCGGGACGGATCGCTGATGGTCCGTCTTGACACCACCGTGCTGCAGCGCGGTGACGACGAGCGCATGCTGGAAATCCATGTCAGTAATGTGCGGGCCTATATGGCCGGTAACGACATCCCGGTGGTTTCCGTGCCCGATATGGCTCTGTCCTTGAGCGGGCGGGCGTTGCTCCGGGGTGTTATCGCGCCCAATTCCATCCGCCTCAACCGGCCTAGCCTGTCCCTGGTCCGCGATGTGTCGGGTCATTTCCAGTTCGGCCTGCCCGAGGGCGGCGGCGACGATGCCGGGGTGGTGATCGCCCAGGTCAAAGACGCCCTACTGGGCGAACCCGATCCGTCCAAGCCGGGGCGGGTGCTGCAATCCTTCAGTATCCGGGGCGCCGATCTGAAGATCGAGGATCGGGCTCTGGGCACCAACTGGCATGCGCCGGGTGCCGATCTGGCGGTGCGCCGCGTTCCATCAGGTATTCAGGCCAGGGGTAAAATACCCCTGGATCTGGCGGGCGAGGTGGGCGAGGTCGTGCTGGAGGCGGCATATGCCAAGGCCGATGGCTCTGCCGAAGCGGAACTTCGCTTGCGTGGCATCCGACCGGCGGTTCTGGCCCGCTTTGGCGGTCCGGCGGTGCATCTGGGCGTGGTCGACATGCCCCTGGCGGGTAGTGTGCGGGCACGGCTGAATGGCGCCGGACTACTCGAAAGCCTGGCCTTCGATCTTTCGGGAGGCAATGGGCGACTCGACCTGCCCGCGCCGTTCAATACCGTCCATCAGGTGGCCGGAGCCTCGTTGCGCGGCGAGCTGAGCAAGGCCATGACCCGGCTGGATCTGACCGAGGTCAGGCTGGATCTGAACGGTCCCACCTTCGCCCTGGCTGCGGTGGTGGATGGGCTGGGCGGCGAGACCAGCGTCAAGGCCGAGGGCTCGCTCCGTGATGTGCCCGTGGATCAGGTTGGCGAGCTTTGGCCCAACGGCCTTGCCCAGAATGCCCGCGACTGGGTGGTTCCCAACATGTCCAAGGGCATGGTGCGCGAGGCTTCCATCCAGCTTTCCGCCCATTCGCTTTCGGGCCGTTTCGACGATGTGGTGATCGATCATTTGGGCGGCGAGGTCCGCCCCGAAGGCGTCACGGTGGATTATCTCCATCCCATGCCCGTGGCGCGCAATACGGTCGGAGTCTGTACTTTCGATGCCACGTCGTTCCGTATTGCCCTGACCGGGGGCGAGGTCTATGGGCTGCGCCTGAAGGAAGGCACCATCATCTTCACCGGACTGGACAAGGATGACCAGTTCGCCGATATCGAACTGGTCATCGCCGGTCCCGCCACCGATGCCTTGAAGCTCATCGACAATCCGCCATTGCGCTATGCCCAGGCCCTGGGGATCGAGCCCGCCAAGGTCAGCGGCGATGCCCTGGCCAAGCTGCGCCTCAAATTCCCGCTGCTGAAATCCCTGCGGCTGGACGATGTGGGCATCAAGGCCAATGCCACCGTCAAGAAGGTGGTTATTCCCAAGGTGATGATGGGTCTGGACCTGTCGGACGGCACCTTGGAACTGGACGTGGACGCCAAGGGGCTGGACGCCACCGGTCCGGTGGTTCTGGCAGGCATCCCCGGTCATCTTGCTTGGCGCGAGAATTTTTCCAAGGGACAGCCCTTCCGCTCACGCTATTTCCTCAAAGCCCCCGAGGTCGGGGAGGATCAGCGCAAGCTGCTGGGCCTGGACGGCGTGCCCTTCGTGGCGCCCTTTACCTCCGGACCCGTGGGCGCCGAGGTGACCGCCACCTTCTCCGACGGCGGCAAGGCCGAGATCGATTCCAAGGTCGATTTGGGGCCCGCCGCCATGGCTTTGCCTGGCCTGGGATGGACCAAGCCCGCGGGCAAGCCCGGCACGGCCGAAGTGCTGGTGAAGCTTGACCGCGAGCTCGTCTCCTCGGTGCCGCGCTTCGCGGT of Paramagnetospirillum magnetotacticum MS-1 contains these proteins:
- a CDS encoding cytochrome c3 family protein; protein product: MSTENPAKQGVLREWWATLRRPSGRWSLGLLLVVGFVGGVIFWGGFNTVLELTNTEAFCLSCHEMEQNVYREYRGSIHDSNRSGVRATCPDCHVPRPWIYKIQRKIQASNEVWHKLLGSIDTREKFEAKRIELAKHEWERMKSTDSRECRNCHNFGAFDLTRQQARARNRHSEAEQQGKTCIDCHKGIAHQLPAGAFRAERELNESLGGAVKP
- a CDS encoding ferritin-like domain-containing protein; translated protein: MAQGQGHRPCGRGPEGSQGTVITLSQAACAVLNAADPAEKCRLTRDYAADWREGRIAEVGDTLPPDRPARPERPLLLPPKEMPRRSYGGDRGRIGLIHALAHIELNAIDLGWDIVARFAHETLPRDFASDWVQVALDEVEHFEMLERLLASLGAGYGDLPAHDGLWQAAEKTADDILARLVVVPMTLEARGCDTTPATMEKLARNGDNLTPPALDIIYHDEIRHVAAGVRWFTHVAKKRGLDPKTAYQERMRERYPAGLKPPFNHQARAEAAFPRDWYEEMARA
- a CDS encoding peroxiredoxin — encoded protein: MTTALGTSAPDFIMECDDGKAALADYKGKVLVLYFYPKDDTSGCTSEAKAFRDAMPEYQAAGVEILGVSKDSVASHAKFRTKHSLPFRLGSDPEGTVCEAYGVWKKKSMYGREYMGIERSTFLIDQNGVLRAEWRKVKVTGHVDAVLKAAKEL
- a CDS encoding bifunctional [glutamine synthetase] adenylyltransferase/[glutamine synthetase]-adenylyl-L-tyrosine phosphorylase, with the protein product MSFTLDPRFFPGVADPSRVQVGLARWAEAADALDDSDLAAFMRSLPERDGLGDLLRGIFANSPFLTLCLEKEPAFLRQMLEVGPDAAFQKLMDDLKADLDGETDFNRLMLELRNAKRRCSLLAALADLGGAWPLEKVTGALATMAEVACHLGLSFLLRREAERGNLSLAHPEAPEKGSGIIVLGMGKLGARELNYSSDIDLIVFYDHEKLVYTGKRSVQECVIALTKDLVRILDERGADGYVFRTDLRLRPDPGSTPPAVALVAAEAYYEGFGQNWERAAMIKARLVAGDEETGAAFIRFLRPFIWRKSLDFAAIQDIHSIKRQINAHKGGRSIAVAGHNVKLGRGGIREIEFFVQTQQLIWGGRQPEMRVSGTLAALGALAAAGHITQAVVHDLEAAYRYLRTLEHRLQMVDDKQTQTLPTNPVLLAEIAAFMGAADLDSFSAELTAHLQKVEHHYAGLFEDAPPLGAGGNLVFTGGENDPETVHTITEMGFANAEAVCSTIRGWHHGRVRATRSTRARELLTELTPALLTALGTTTSPDDAFMRFDEFLTRLPAGVPLFSLFYANPSLLELVAEIMGDAPLLAEHLARHTTSLDSVLQANFFEPLPPQDVLEAELAKVLSEADDFQLVLDMTRRWANDRKFQVGVLTLRNVVEAGEAAAALSDVAGAILRQLGPRVEEEFARAHGHVPGGTWVILAMGKAGGREMSATSDLDLILVYDCPADVEESDGPRPLAPPVWFSRLTQRMVNALTAKTGEGTLYEVDMRLRPSGNSGPIASSLEAFRRYQEEAAWTWEHMALTRARVVAGDPDLATKVNAVIRQTLTRPRDLPKLLLDVAEMRERMAKEHKAASIWEVKHLRGGLVDIEFTAQYLQLAHGSAHPEMLDTNTASALERAAIAGVLDHSDCATLTEALRLWSAVQTVLRQTIAGAFDEASAPKGLKDVLVRAAGLTDFKSLVDRMEDCASGAHQVFSRLVDQPAAALKEQETA
- a CDS encoding DUF3971 domain-containing protein, yielding MGLLIAIPLAAWRLSHGPISLEFLTPYIEEALTARDGSLMVRLDTTVLQRGDDERMLEIHVSNVRAYMAGNDIPVVSVPDMALSLSGRALLRGVIAPNSIRLNRPSLSLVRDVSGHFQFGLPEGGGDDAGVVIAQVKDALLGEPDPSKPGRVLQSFSIRGADLKIEDRALGTNWHAPGADLAVRRVPSGIQARGKIPLDLAGEVGEVVLEAAYAKADGSAEAELRLRGIRPAVLARFGGPAVHLGVVDMPLAGSVRARLNGAGLLESLAFDLSGGNGRLDLPAPFNTVHQVAGASLRGELSKAMTRLDLTEVRLDLNGPTFALAAVVDGLGGETSVKAEGSLRDVPVDQVGELWPNGLAQNARDWVVPNMSKGMVREASIQLSAHSLSGRFDDVVIDHLGGEVRPEGVTVDYLHPMPVARNTVGVCTFDATSFRIALTGGEVYGLRLKEGTIIFTGLDKDDQFADIELVIAGPATDALKLIDNPPLRYAQALGIEPAKVSGDALAKLRLKFPLLKSLRLDDVGIKANATVKKVVIPKVMMGLDLSDGTLELDVDAKGLDATGPVVLAGIPGHLAWRENFSKGQPFRSRYFLKAPEVGEDQRKLLGLDGVPFVAPFTSGPVGAEVTATFSDGGKAEIDSKVDLGPAAMALPGLGWTKPAGKPGTAEVLVKLDRELVSSVPRFAVKAGDLDVSGSVAFSPEGKARKVEFSRARYLRTDGEGSITIRPDNAGLDIVFKGASFDAEPVLVRDEDAKAGKKKDDADKPPPMTVNATAKSMWMSEKGSLANATANLIRDTHDWQNVQIKGGLGGGKSFAAMVQPGGSKRRNFSVTSDDAGAVMRVFDIYGDLMGGELSVEGFIDDSRKEQPYNGTIKVSDYHVRNAPVLARLLTVAALAGILDVLQGEGVSFSSLEAPFTMTEGLVEVRDVRAWGPALGITAKGQIDLDKSRMAMEGTVVPAYALNSVLGNIPLLGWLITGGQKGGGIIAFNYSMKGPTDDPSVTVNPLSALTPGFLRNLFNIFDDGSETNARKPAAKDPK